A genomic segment from Drosophila miranda strain MSH22 chromosome 3, D.miranda_PacBio2.1, whole genome shotgun sequence encodes:
- the LOC108158287 gene encoding odorant receptor 43a has product MATTIDDIGLVGINVRIWRYMAVLYSTPGTSWRKFAFVLPVCAMNLMQFFYLLRMWSDLPAFLLNLFFFAAIFNSLMRTWLVIIKRREFEKFLEELLRLYRWILDSGDEYSRTILLEAEREAHRLAVFNLTASFLDIVGALVFTLFKDERSHPFGVALPLLDMTRTPVYEIFYLLQISTPLLLTVLYMPFVSVFAGFALFGRAMLRILVHKLSLIGGQQQDAGARCQRLTACIRFYIEVLGYVRNFNDLVNLIVAIEAIVFGSIICSLLFCLNIITSPTQIVSIVMYILTMLYVLYTYYNRANDLVIENALVADAVYNVPWYEGNMRFRKTLLIFLMQTQCPLEIRVGNVYPMTLAMFQSLLNASYSYFTMLRGVTNK; this is encoded by the exons ATGGCAACGACAATCGACGACATTGGTTTGGTGGGGATCAACGTGAGGATTTGGAGATACATGGCCGTGCTGTATTCCACTCCGGGCACCAGTTGGCGGAAGTTTGCCTTTGTACTGCCCGTGTGCGCCATGAATCTGATGCAGTTCTTCTATCTGCTCCGCATGTGGAGCGACCTGCCCGCTTTCCTCCTCAACCTGTTCTTTTTTGCGGCCATTTTCAATTCCTTGATGCGGACGTGGCTGGTCATAATCAAGCGTCGGGAGTTTGAGAAATTTCTAGAGGAGCTGCTCAGGCTCTATCGATGGATACTCGATTCTGGCGACGAATACAGTCGGACCATCCTGCTGGAGGCGGAGCGAGAAGCCCATCGCCTGGCCGTTTTCAATTTGACAGCCTCCTTCCTGGACATTGTTGGGGCCCTGGTCTTCACCCTTTTCAAAGACGAGCGAA GTCATCCCTTTGGCGTGGCCCTTCCACTGCTGGACATGACCCGCACGCCCGTCTATGAAATTTTCTACTTGCTGCAGATTTCAACGCCCCTGCTCCTGACCGTCCTCTACATGCCCTTTGTCAGTGTCTTTGCGGGCTTCGCCCTCTTCGGTAGGGCCATGCTGCGAATTCTGGTGCACAAATTGTCGCTGATTGGTGGCCAGCAGCAGGACGCTGGGGCACGCTGTCAAAGGCTGACCGCCTGCATTCGCTTTTACATCGAAGTGCTAGG TTATGTGCGTAACTTCAACGACTTGGTAAACCTCATTGTGGCCATCGAAGCAATCGTCTTTGGTTCTATCATCTGCTCTCTTCTCTTCTGCCTGAATATA ATTACTTCACCCACCCAAATAGTCTCGATCGTGATGTACATCCTCACCATGCTCTATGTGCTGTACACCTACTACAATCGGGCCAACGACTTGGTCATTGAG AACGCTCTGGTGGCGGATGCCGTCTACAATGTGCCCTGGTATGAGGGTAACATGCGTTTTCGCAAAACTCTCTTGATATTCTTGATGCAAACCCAATGTCCACTGGAG ATAAGAGTTGGCAACGTTTACCCCATGACTTTGGCCATGTTTCAGAGTCTGCTGAATGCGTCCTACTCCTACTTCACCATGCTGCGTGGCGTCACCAATAAATGA
- the LOC108160860 gene encoding adenosine kinase → MQYLSYLYEKIFGGSPPSDDTQGGCYHTPRKVVCFGNVLLDRLVKLEDPELLQRYDLELGSKGEMELEKLNKLALEAAESSQCLTKPGGSALNTARILKQLGTDPTFFGAVGADKHAEELRLIFQERGIEARLQTIESTHTGQCVCLMYEDNPTLYANIGASAQFSVHALSQAAIHEGQSFLRPLERKQILYVEGFFVPQCADVCDYIVENLVRNRRRLALNLSAPYIVRGHAQAILKLAQHAFFLFGNRQEFEELAGASGSPSVDQLAQKLLQDGNTRVIFITKGSSGVQVITNYVDELGPPGPITVEDYRAPRVDEVVDATGAGDAFVAGFLHAWLEKRSLGESIRVATDVAAKVVTQVGCNLPSP, encoded by the exons atGCAGTACCTAAGCTACCTTTATGAGAAAATATTCGGAGGCAGTCCCCCATCAGACGACACGCAAGGGGGCTGCTACCACAC ACCCCGCAAAGTGGTGTGCTTTGGCAATGTCTTGCTGGACCGCTTGGTGAAGCTGGAGGACCCGGAACTGCTGCAGCGCTACGACCTGGAACTGGGCTCCAAGGGGGAAATGGAGCTGGAGAAACTCAACAAACTGGCCCTAGAAGCTGCCGAGAG TTCCCAATGCCTGACAAAGCCGGGTGGCTCGGCCCTCAACACAGCTCGAATCCTCAAGCAACTGGGCACCGATCCCACCTTCTTTGGAGCCGTGGGCGCGGACAAGCATGCGGAGGAGCTCCGTCTCATCTTCCAGGAGCGGGGCATCGAGGCCCGGCTGCAGACAATCGAGTCGACGCACACGGGCCAGTGTGTGTGCCTCATGTACGAGGACAATCCCACGCTCTACGCGAATATTGGCGCCTCCGCCCAGTTCTCGGTGCATGCACTGAGCCAGGCGGCCATCCACGAGGGGCAGAGCTTCCTGCGTCCCCTCGAGCGCAAGCAGATCCTGTACGTCGAGGGCTTCTTTGTGCCACAGTGTGCCGATGTGTGCGACTACATCGTGGAGAATCTGGTCCGAAATCGACGTCGTCTGGCCCTGAATCTCAGTGCCCCTTACATCGTCCGGGGGCACGCACAGGCCATTCTGAAGCTGGCCCAGCACGCCTTCTTCCTTTTCGGCAACAGGCAGGAGTTCGAGGAACTCGCCGGGGCATCTGGCTCCCCGAGTGTGGACCAGTTGGCCCAGAAACTGCTGCAGGACGGCAACACCAGAGTAATCTTCATCACCAAAGGCAGCTCCGGCGTCCAGGTGATCACGAACTATGTGGACGAGCTGGGTCCGCCCGGTCCCATCACCGTTGAGGACTACCGGGCTCCGCGGGTGGATGAGGTGGTGGACGCCACTGGGGCGGGCGATGCCTTCGTCGCCGGCTTCCTTCACGCCTGGCTGGAGAAGCGTTCTCTGGGCGAAAGCATCCGTGTGGCCACCGACGTCGCAGCCAAGGTGGTGACGCAGGTGGGCTGCAATCTGCCGAGTCCCTAG